Part of the Paenibacillus sp. FSL R7-0273 genome is shown below.
CGGCTGAATAAAAGCTTGATTGCAGACTTGAACCCGTCCTCACATATCTCCGAATCCTTCCGCTCGCTGCGCACCTATATCCGTCAGCTCGGGCTGACAGGAGGGGACAGCGGCAAGGTGCTTCTCTTCACCTCTGCCGAAGGCGGAGAGGGGAAGACGACGGTTCTGTCCAATCTGGCCGTATCCTTTGTTCAGGACGGCAAGAAGGTAGCCGTTATAGACTGCAATATGCGGCGTCCGGGACTGCATGCGGTGTTTGAGGTAGAGGGCAGTGAAGGACTTGCCGCTTACCTCAGCGGTCAGGAGGAAGCCAAGGATATTGCCGTATACGGTAATCTGGCTAATCTGGCTGTCATTCCGGCAGGCAAGACACGCATCAGCCCGCCGGATCTGCTGGGTAATCCCAAAATGACCGCTCTGCTGGAGGAGCTGAAAAGCAGCTTTGATCTGATCCTGCTAGACACGCCTCCGGCAGTTGAATACAGTGATGCCCGTATCCTTGCCCCGCATACTGATGGAGTAATCCTGGTGGCCAGGCACGGCAAAACCAAACGCGAAGCGGTCCGCAAGCTGAAGACGCTGCTCGAGCAGAGCGGGTCCAATATTCTTGGCATTGCCATGAACCAGGCCAGGTAGAGTCCCTTAAGTCTCAAATCCCACACATAACGATCAGGAGGTAAGTGCGATGAAAAAGGTAAAGAAGGTAATTATCCCTGCAGCTGGGCTAGGAACGCGCTTCCTTCCTGCCACAAAGGCTATGCCTAAGGAAATGCTTCCAATCATCAACAAGCCGACCATCCAATATATCGTGGAGGAAGCCATTGCTTCCGGTATAGAGGACATTATTATCGTTACCGGTAAAGGCAAGCGGGCGATTGAAGATCACTTTGACAATGCTTTCGAGCTGGAATCCAGACTGCTGGAGGATGGCAAGCTGGAGCTGCTCAAAGAGGTTCAGCGTTCCTCTAAAGTAGAAATCCACTACATCCGCCAAAAGGAAGCAATGGGCCTGGGGCATGCCGTATGGTGCGCACGCCGCTTTATCGGAGACGAGCCCTTCGGCGTTATGCTTGGCGATGACATCGTAACCGGCAAAACCCCTTGCCTCAAGCAGCTGATCGACCAGTACGAGGAAACACAGAACTCGGTTATCGGAGTACAGGAGATCGCGGATGAGTTCACCAACCGTTACGGGATTATCGAACCTGACCTCCAGGACGGACGGCTCTACCGGGTTAACAACTTTGTGGAGAAGCCGCCGCTGGGTACAGCCCCATCCAATCTGGCAATCATGGGACGTTACGTGTTTACTCCAAAAATTTTCAAGTACCTCGATCTGCAGGAAAAAGGTGCCGGCGGTGAAATCCAGCTTACGGACGCCATCCAGAAGCTGAATCAGAGCGAACGGGTTTACGCTTATAACTTTGACGGAACCAGATACGATGTCGGCGAACGGCTTGGCTACATCCTCACTACACTGGAATTTGCCCTCCAGAGTGATGATCTCCGTTACCCGGTAATGGATGCAATGGCGGAATGGCTCAGCAAAGCCGGACAAACCACACTCAGCAGCTAAAAATATTTTTAAACTTTTAGGAGGAATGAGGAGAAAATGAGCATGCAAAAACTGCCGGAAGACTACGAGGCCGTCCTGCCGAAACTTTACATGCTGCATGCCAAAGAAGGAAGCAAAGGGATGGATTCCTATCTGGTAATGAAGCGGATCATTGATATTCTTTTCTCCGCCCTTGGCCTTCTCGTACTGCTGCCGCTATTCGCCCTTGTGGCCATCCTGATCAAGCTGGAGGATCCCAAAGGCAAAGTGTTTTTCCGGCAGAACAGAGTGGGCAAGGACGAGGTGCAGTTTCCGATGTATAAATTCCGATCCATGGTTTCTAACGCCGAGGAGCTGAAGGCCAATCTGATGGCTTATAACGAAGTGAGCGGGGCAATGTTCAAGATCAAGAATGACCCCCGGATCACCCGGATCGGAAAATTCATCCGTAAGACGAGCATCGATGAACTGCCTCAGCTCTGGAACGTGCTGATGGGCCACATGAGTCTGGTCGGCCCCCGTCCTCCGCTCGTTGAAGAGGTGGCGCAGTATACGGATTACGACAAGCAGCGGCTGCTCGTTACACCGGGCTGCACCGGATACTGGCAGGTAAATGCCAGAAACAGTGTCGGCTTTGACGAAATGGTGCAGCTGGATCTGACTTATATCCATATCCGGAGCACGATGCTGGATCTGAAGATTATTTTCAAAACCGGCCTGATGCTGCTCGGTTCCAAGGACGCTTATTAAAAATATGGGAATTGGGTGATTGCCGATGACTGAGTACGGAGACATCCCACAGGTTTCCATTATTATCTGCACCTACAACAGGTCAGCGCTGCTGGTCAAAACCCTTCAGTCGCTGACCGGACTTGAGAATCTGCATCGGGCCGAGATCATCGTGGTGGATAACAATTCCCCGGATAATACGGCAGCAGAGATCAAGGGCTTCATTGGAGCACATGGTGCAGAGATGGATATCCGTTATCTTCTGGAGCCGGTACAGGGATTGTCGGCGGCCCGGAACACAGGAATTCTGGCTTCCAAATCGCAGATCATTGCCTTTCTGGACGATGATGCGATACCTTGCCGGAATTGGATTACAACCATAATCAGCACCTTTGAGGAAAGGCCGGAAGTGATGGCCATGGGCGGAAAGGTTGCCCCGATCTTCGAAAGCAAGCGTCCGGACTGGCTGATCAAGCCGTTCGAGCTGCCTTACACTATCGTTGATCTGGGCAACAAAGTCAGGGAATATCCGAAACGGCTGCATCCGTGCGGAGCCAACATGGCGATGCGCAAGCCGGCCTTCGATATCAGCCTGTTCCCGCTGGATCTGGGAAGAAAGGGCGATTCGCTTATCTCCGGTGAAGAAACCTGGCTCTTCGGACAGCTGCAGCGGCAGGGACACACTATCCTGTATCATCCGCAGATGGCCGTAGACCATTTCGTGGCTGCAGGTCGCCTGACCGAGGACTGGATTATGAAAAGGTATTACAGCCAGGGCATCTCAAATGCCATGAAAAGCGAAGGACTTAAGGGAAATCTGCTGCTGCTGGGCAAGACGGCTGCCAAAATCGTGTATGTGATGGCGGACTCCATCTTCTCCAGAAGCCGGGGCAGAAAGCTGCTGAACAGATGCCGCCTGGAGAGCATTCGCGGAACGCTACACATGTTTTGGAACCGGAAGAGGGAATCTGCAGCGGGGTGAGGGAAGACAATGACTAATTTTGAGTGGGGCACTAAATTAAACGCTTTGCCATACGGAATGCTCTACCTCGTGTCCGCGCTTCTTCTGGGGACCGCGGTCATTTACCAGCCGGTATTTGCGGTAGCGGCCGTACTCTTGATTATTTTACTGACTGTCTCCATCTCACGTCCCGACGTCATTAGTTACTTCGTGCTTTTGACAACGGCGGTCTCGATCAACTTTTTGTTCAGCGGCGGCATGTTCGGTATCGAAATCCTCTCGCTCTACAAGCTGATGATCCTGATGCTGCTGGTACCCTGCATTCTGGTGAACGGGCTGCGGCTCAAGCTGAGTCCTCCCCTGTGGGCCATGCTCACACTGCTGATCATCACCTTCGGCTTCTCAGTCTGGCTGCCGGAGATGAGCTCATCCATTGCGGTAAAAGCCTTTATCGGATTGTCGCTGCCCTTCGTGTTTCTTCTCATCAACTGGAAGAAGGAGGTGGCCGACAAGCAGATCCGCATTCTGGCGCTGCTGCCTGTAATCAGTGTCGGGTTAGGGATTCTGCTGCAGGCTGCGGGCATGCACTCCCTGCTGGCAGTCGAATTCACGGGTGCTGTACGGCTGCAGGGAGCGAACATTGCACCGCATCTGGCGATGCTGGCCTTCATGGGCGTGGCGGTCTGCTTTATCGAGATCAAGCGCAGCCCGCAGCATATCCGCTTTTTCTACACCGTACTGGCCTTGAATTTCCTGATCCTGGTTGGAACAGGAACGAGAGGGCCGATGCTGGCACTCGTGCCTATGGTTCTCTATTATTTCTACGATATCTCGCGCCAGTACTTAAAAGGCAAGTCACAGTACCTGGTCCCGCTGCTGGGCGGGGGGGCTGTACTCTCAGGGGCAGTGTATCTGCAGCTTGACAACCTCAGAAAACGTTCCTTTGAGCGGGCCACCGACACGGGTATTGACCTGTCGGGCCGGACAGAGGCCTGGGAGTTTTTCCTGAACAAGGCAGCCGGCTCACCCTGGGCGGGCCGTGGACTTGGATCAGCCACCGTAGCCAACGACGGTACACTCTATTACGGATTTGTAGTTCCGCATAATGAGTACATCCGGTTTTACTACGATGGAGGGTACATTGGTGCCATCCTGCTGCTGCTTTCCTTATTGGCTGTGTTTCTTGTAGTTTATCGAGCTTTGGCTCCGCCGGTCAGACCTTATTATGCTCTATTGATTGCAGCGTTTCTCATTTATTCATTTTCAGACAACACGCTGTCGACGGTCCAATTCATTATTCCGTTCTGCTGGTATCTGAACTGCCTGTATCGATCTTCACAGCCAACCGATTCCCCACAAAAAGAAGTGATACGATGAACCAAGTGAATATGTTCGATGTTAACTTTAATAACTATGACTTTATGGACCTGCTGGATTACATCGACAAGACGATTCAGGAGAGGAACCAGTCCTATATCCTGACCTGCAATGTCGACCATGTAATCAAGCTTCGCAAGGACAAGGAATTCCAGACCGTTTACTCTGAAGCAGGTGCGGTAGTGGCAGACGGCATGCCGCTGATCTGGGCTTCCAAGATGCTCGGCAAGCCGCTGAAGCAAAAGGTATCCGGTGCGGATCTGTTCAGCCGGCTCGGCAATGCCTTTGAGCAAAGGAAGTACCGGCTGTTCTTCCTGGGCTCGGCGGAAGGCGTGCCTGAGAAGGCGACGATGAATTTAAAAGCGGCTTATCCCGGAATCAATGTTGTCGGCTGCTATTCCCCATCCTACGGCTTTGAGCATAACGAGGAGGAGAACCAGCACATCATCAAGATGCTGACGGACAGCCGGCCTGACATTGTATTCGTTGGAGTGGGCGCACCGAAGCAGGAGAAATGGATTTACCGCCATTACAACTCCTACCAGGCACCGATTTCGATCGGTGTCGGAGCAACCTTTGATTTTCTCTCCGGTTCTGTGAAGCGGGCACCGGACTTTATGCAAAAGACAGGGCTGGAATGGTTCTGGCGGTTAAGCCAGGAGCCGGGAAGACTCTGGAAAAGATATCTTGTAGACGATGCCCAATTCCTGGTGCTGCTGCTCAAGGAGCTGCGCAAGAAGGACAGAGTGAAGGGCAGAAGCCTTGAATAATGAAGCTGCCGGCAGGAGGGGGAAGGAAGATGACGGAGGAGAAAGAAAGCGGGCTATCGCTGCCCTCTCTGGGCGCCATGAAATCAGGTGCGGCTATGGCGCTGATCTGTGCCATATGTCTTGGAATCCCGCTGGTTATCGGGTTTGCGAGTGCGCAGCTCAGTGCTTCCGACAGTCTGCAGGGAGCGATTCTGGCGGGACTTCTCTTTCCCGCCTTCCTGCTGGCACTGCTCAAGCCGAAGCAGCTGATCGCATACACGCTGCTTATCTGGGCGGTGGCCCCGGAGCTAAGGCGTATTGCGGATTGGTCGGAGGGCGTGTACCACCCGGTATCGCTGCTCAGTCTGGCACCGCTGCTGACGGGAGCTACGCTTGCTATTCCGGTGCTGCGTGAGATTCACCGGATCCGCAAATCATCGACCCGGATTCTCCTGCTGTTCTCCGTGGCGCTGGCTTACGGCGCCATCATCGGGCTGGCGAAGAACGGAGTAGGCTCTGTGTACGATCTGGCCAATTACATCGTACCGCTGCTGCTGATTCCTTATTTTGCAGTAACGAGGTTTACACCGAAGGATATTGACCGGCTGCTGTACGCTTTTGCCAACATTGCTGTACTGGTAGCCGCCTATGGGATCATCCAGTATCTGACCGTTCCGCCATGGGATGCTTTCTGGATGCGGAACGCGGATATGATCTCCATTGGAACACCGTATCCGCTGGAAGTCCGGGTGTTCTCCACATTGAACTCGCCCGGACCGGCCGCTACCTTCCTGGTTTTTGCCCTGGTACCGATGGTACTGGAGCGGAAATGGCAGGGAACGCTGCGCTGGATCGGCGTACTGCTCGTCGTAATTTGCCTGCTGACCACCCTGGTCCGTTCCGCCTGGCTGGTGCTGCTGGTGATGCTGCTGGTTTACATCGCTTCCTCTCCGTCCAAAGGCAAATGGAAGACACTGCTCCAGCTGGGCTTTGTTGCCGCCGCGCTGTTCTGGATCGTTCCCAAGCTTCCCGGAGCAGAAGGGCTGGTCGCACGGATGGAGACGCTGACCTCGGTCCAGGAGGATCACTCCTACAATGAACGTCTGGCCCTCTGGCAGAACATGGTGCCGCTCGTAGCCTCCAATCCCGTCGGCGAGGGGATAGGCAGTGTAGGGCAGAGTACCAAGCTGGGGAACGGCGGAGAGCTTGGGGAGTACGGCAATATGGATAACGGGTTTATCGCATTGCTGCTTACCTTTGGTGTACTTGGGGCGTTGTTCTTCTTCGGGGCACTTGGCGCAGTGATCAAGGAGATTGCCCTCAGGGTCACAAGCAAGGACAGCTTTCAGCCGTACGCCAGGCTTTCACTGGCGGCCTGGACAGGAGCGGTAGTCAGCCTGCTGTCCGATAACGGCTTCCCTGGATTAAAGGGCTACCTGATCTGGATGCTGATTGGCCTTGGCCTCGGCGCCAAAGAGATTATTGAAAGCAGAAAGAAGGGAACACCGCATGCAGCAGTCGAACGCCAAATCACTTCCCACTAGCACGGTCTGGTCCTCGCTCAAACGGTTTACCAAGAGCAAGAACAACAGCTCGGCGGCAGTCAAAACGATGATGGTCAGCGTGCTGATCCTGCTGGTCAATATGCTGACCGGTGTGCTGACCGCCCGCTACCTCGGGCCGACCGGCCGCGGGGAACAGACGGCGATGGTGAACTGGTCACAGTTCCTGGCGTTCAGTATGAGCTTCGGGATTCCGTCGGCGCTGATCTACAACGCCAAGAAGAACCCCGATGATGCCGGAGTCCTTTACCGGGTGGCACTGCTGATCGGCCTTGGCTTCGGGATAGCGGCGATGACTATTGGGATTTTCGTTCTGCCGTACTGGCTTGATTCCTTCAGCTCCGAGGTTGTGCTGTTCGCGCAAGTGTCCATGATCCTGTGCCCGTTGATTGTAGTCTCGCAGATCAATAACGCAGCCTTTCAGTTCAGAGGGGACTACAAGACCTTCAACTGGCAGCGGTATCTGGTTCCGCTCCTGACACTGGCAGTCATCGGCATTCTGATTGTAACCGGCAATATGAATCCATACACGACCGCGCTGGCTTATCTGATCCCGTCAGTGCCGCTGTTCATCTGGATGACACTGCTGCTGCTGCGTACCTACAGAGTCAAAATGAGGGACACCTACCGTAATTTTAAAAGGCTGTTTACTTACGGGCTCGGCTCTTACGGTAATGACCTGCTCGGCCAGTTCTCTACTTACATTGACCAGATCATTATCGCCGGCCTGCTGCGGCCGGCCGATCTGGGGCTGTATGCAGTAGCAGTCAGCCTGTCCAGGATGGTCAACTTCTTCTCGAATTCGATTACTGTGGTGCTGTTCCCGAAAGCCTCCGAGCTTTCGAAAGATGAAGCGATCTCGCTGACCTTCAAGGCTTTCCGGATCAGCACCACCTGCACCCTGCTTGGCGCGCTGTTCCTCATGCTGGTAGCTCCCTTAGTCATTCCGCTGCTGTACGGCAAGGAATTCAACACAGCGCTGACGGTGTTCCGTCTGCTGCTGCTGGAGGTAACGATCAGCGGAGGCACACTGATTCTGGCCCAGGCCTTTATGGCGCTCGGCAAACCGAAGTTTGTCTCTATCCTGCAGGGGGTGGGACTGCTGCTGGTAATCCCGATGCTTTTCCTGATGGTGCCGAAGTTCGGATTGTTCGGAGCAGGGGTAGCGATGCTGTTGTCGGCCATCCTGCGCTTCCTGTTCATTATTCTAAATATCAGATACAACCTTAAGGTTAAGCTTCCCCGCCTGCTGATCAGCAGGGAGGACATCCAATGGATGAAGACAACGATGAATTCTTACATCCGCAAGAAACCAGCGGACACCAGTAGTTAGCAGTTAAGTGATTTTGTGTTTTGCAGCGGGCAGAGGATACGATGCGGGCACTTAGCAGCTAAATAACCAAGGGACGGTGTATGACGGAGCGGAGGGAAAGTTTGGAGCTGTAGAAACGAAGTGTTCGCCTTTGTTTTCTAATTCCAACTGCTAACAGCAGCCTGATAAAGAAATTAGAAAACAACAGCGATCGGAAGCCCAAACATTTCCCGCAGCGACGGCACACACCGGACCACCCAAGTAAAGGAGGAGACCTTCATGGATTCAGTAACAAGCGTGCTTGGCAGCCCGGGCAGTTACCCGATATCGGTTGTCATCATTGCTCAGGATGACGAAGTTCGCATATCCAAAGCAATTCAGTCCTGCCGGCCCTTCGCCGACGAGGTAGTTGTAATCGACGGAGGAAGCAAGGACGGGACGGTGCAGCTGGCAGAAAGCCTCGGCTGCCGGGTATACGTCAACCCATGGCCCGGATATGCCAAACAAAGGGAATTCGGAGTGGAACGCGCCGTCCATGATTGGGTCTTCCTGATTGATACCGACGAAGTGGTCAGCGATGAGCTGGCACAGGATATTCTGCAGCGCAAGCCCGGTCTGACGGATCGTGGGGTAGCCTTTTCGCTGTACCGGATCGGTGATTTCCTGGGCAGATGGCTGGATAAAGGAGAGTACCTGGTCCGCCTGTACAACCGCAAGGCGTACGGCATCCGTAACTCTCTGGTGCATGAAATGCCCGAGGTTGAGGAGGAGCGGACGGTTCAGCTGAACGGTGTGCTCTGGCATCAGGGCTTCCGCAGCATCAACGATCATGTGGCCCGCTTCAACAAATACACCGATCTGGAAGCACAGGCTGCGTTCGAGAACGGCAAGCCGTTCAAGCTTAGAAACCTGCTGCTCCGGCCGCCGGCACGCTTCCTGCAGAAGTACTTCCTGCATGGCCTGTTCAAGAAAGGCATTTCCGGATTTGCGGTATCCGTATTCTGGGTGATGTATGAATTCATGGTCGGCTTCAAGCATTACGAATTAACCAGCTCCGGCAGGCTGGCCCGGCATAATGCGCAGGGTCAGGCGGAGAAAGGGAAGAAGGGGGAGAGAAGCTATGCCGTACAGTGACGGACTGAACATTATGACGACCGGCCTCAGCTGGCCTTCGCTGCAGCCCGGCGGGCTTAACACGTATTTCAAATCTGTCTGCGAGCAGCTCTCCACACGCAACCAGGTGCATGCGCTGATCTGCAGCCAGGAGACACCGCCGACTCCCAAGGAACTGATCATCCACAATGCGGGTGATCCGAAGGAGACGATCTGGAAGCGCAAGGATGCCTTCCAGCGCAAAGCGGCTGATCTGATGGGCAGCGGCAGCGGGCGCATCGATATTCTGTACTCGCATTTTGCTCCTTACGGCGTCGGGCCGGCAATTGAGGCAAAGAAGCGGGGCATTCCGGTCATCATGACCTTCCACGGGCCGTGGAATGAAGAGATGAAGATTGAAGGCCAGGGCATCAAGCACCGGGTCAAGACAACCATTGCCAAATCCATCGAACGCAAGGCTTATAAGCTGGCTGATAAATTTATAGTGCTGAGTGAGTACTTCCGCGACACGCTGCATCAGCTGCACGGAGTACCGCTGCACAAGATCGTTGTCATCCCGGGAGCAGCGAATATAGAACGCTTTGTCCCGGCGAATAACCGGCTGGCGGTACGGCGGACGCTGAATTTGCCCGAGGGGGCAACCACCGTTCTGACCGTGCGGCGGCTGATGAACCGCATGGGGCTGCTGCAGCTGCTTGAGGCCTGGAAGCAGGTGTCGGAGCGCTTCCCGAATGCGATTCTGCTGATCGGCGGCAAAGGGCCGCTGCGCGGCGAGCTGGAAGAAAAAATCGCCGATTACGGCCTTAGCAACAAGGTCCGGCTGCTCGGATATATTCCCGATCATCAGCTGGCGTCTTATTACCAGGCCGCTGACATGTTCGTGGTTCCCTCACAGGCGCTGGAGGGCTTCGGGCTGATTACCGTCGAGGCACTGGCTTCCGGGCTGCCGGTTATGGCTACCCCGGTAGGCGGCAACAAGGAGATTCTCCAGGGCTTCCGGCCGGAGCTGCTGTTCAAGAGCGCAGCCAGCGAGGATATGGCGGAGGGCATGATCCATATGCTCAGCAACCGCAAGCTGCTGCCGACCCGGGAGGAATGCCGGGGACATGTGCTGGAGAAGTACACCTGGCAGCATGTCGGTGATCAGGTCGAATCAGTATTTCTGCAGACTTTGGGAAAGGGTGTGGCCGCAGGATGCTAAAAGTCGCCTATATCGATCACACCGCCAAGTGGAGCGGAGGAGAGGTTGCCCTGTTCAACATTCTCACCAACATCGGTGAAAATGTGGAGCCGCTCGTTATTCTGGCCGAAGAGGGTGCACTTGCCGACCGGCTGCGTGAAAAGGGCATTGATGTCCGCGTGATTCCGCTGGATGAGAGCATCCGCAGCCGCGGCCGCAACGCCGTCAATCTCGGTGCTCCGGCTGCAGCCTTCAAGCTGCTGGCTTACGGCAGCAGGCTGGCTCCGCTGCTGAAGCGGGAGAAGGTGGACTGTGTGCATACCAACTCGCTGAAATCAGCGTTTTACGGTGCAGTTGCCGCCAAAAAGGCAGGCGTTCCGCTGATCTGGCATATCCGGGATCATATCGGGGCCCCTTACTTAAAGCCGGTGGTGGCCAAGGCAATCCGGACGATGTCGCGCATGCTGCCGAACGGGGTTATCGCCAATTCGCACTCTACACTGAGCGCCCTTGAGCTGCCCCGGACCAAAAAGACACTTGTTGTCTACTCCGCCTTCGCCAAGGCAATCAGCGAGGGTGTCCGCAGACAGGATCAGAAGGATTTCAACGTGCTGCTGGTCGGACGGCTGGCACACTGGAAAGGCCAGCATGTCGTGCTGGAGGCAGCCAAAGCCTTCAAGCAGGACAGCAGAGTGAAATTCTGGCTGGCCGGTGATGCGCTGTTCGGAGAAGAGGAATACAAACAGGAATTAATCCAGACGATCCGGCAGAATGATCTGACGAATGTCAGCCTGCTGGGCCATGTGGATGACATACAGGGACTAATGCAAAAAGCCGATCTGCTGATTCATACGTCGGTTACGCCTGAGCCGTTCGGCCAGGTTATTGTCGAAGGCATGGCAGCCGGACTGCCGGTTATCGCCTCCAATGAAGGCGGTCCGGTAGAGATCGTAGTGCCGGGTGTAACCGGAATGCTGATCCAGCCCGGAGATGCCGGGATACTCGCGGAGTCCATCACATGGATGCTGGAACATCCCGAGGAGCGCAGAATGATGGCGGAGAACGGAACAAAACGGGTGAAAGAGCATTTTGTCATCGAGAATACCGTCAAGGACATTGTTGATTATTACAAAGGCCTGCTGGCGGCTACCTGATCTTGCTTGATGATGCGGCTCCATAAAACTTTGAGGATGATTTACATGAAAATTGCGATAGCGCACGATTACTTAATCCAAATGGGCGGGGCGGAAAGAGTAGTGGAAGTATTCCACCACATGTATCCGGAGGCTCCGATCTTCACAACCGTGTTTAACGGAAGCCGATTGACCGACAACCTCAAAGACGCGGACATCAGAGCCTCCTGGCTGCAGAAAATTCCGGGAGTGAAGACCAATTTTAAAGGGGTGCTGCCGCTTTATCCGATGGCCATCCGTGATCTGGATTTCAGCGGGTATGATATCGTCCTGAGCTCAAGCAGCGCTTTTATGAAAAGCATTCAGGTACCCGAATCGACGTTCCATCTCTGCTACTGTCATACACCGATGCGTTTTGCCTGGGATTATGACACGTATATGGAGCGGCAAACGAATTCCGGCCTGTTCAAAAGACTGCTGAAGGTCTACATGCAGCGGCTCAAGACCTGGGATCAGCGGACGAGTAAAAATGTCAATCAGTTCGTGGCCAACTCTTCCGTCGTGAAGACGCGGATCC
Proteins encoded:
- a CDS encoding glycosyltransferase family 4 protein, with amino-acid sequence MPYSDGLNIMTTGLSWPSLQPGGLNTYFKSVCEQLSTRNQVHALICSQETPPTPKELIIHNAGDPKETIWKRKDAFQRKAADLMGSGSGRIDILYSHFAPYGVGPAIEAKKRGIPVIMTFHGPWNEEMKIEGQGIKHRVKTTIAKSIERKAYKLADKFIVLSEYFRDTLHQLHGVPLHKIVVIPGAANIERFVPANNRLAVRRTLNLPEGATTVLTVRRLMNRMGLLQLLEAWKQVSERFPNAILLIGGKGPLRGELEEKIADYGLSNKVRLLGYIPDHQLASYYQAADMFVVPSQALEGFGLITVEALASGLPVMATPVGGNKEILQGFRPELLFKSAASEDMAEGMIHMLSNRKLLPTREECRGHVLEKYTWQHVGDQVESVFLQTLGKGVAAGC
- a CDS encoding glycosyltransferase family 4 protein, with protein sequence MLKVAYIDHTAKWSGGEVALFNILTNIGENVEPLVILAEEGALADRLREKGIDVRVIPLDESIRSRGRNAVNLGAPAAAFKLLAYGSRLAPLLKREKVDCVHTNSLKSAFYGAVAAKKAGVPLIWHIRDHIGAPYLKPVVAKAIRTMSRMLPNGVIANSHSTLSALELPRTKKTLVVYSAFAKAISEGVRRQDQKDFNVLLVGRLAHWKGQHVVLEAAKAFKQDSRVKFWLAGDALFGEEEYKQELIQTIRQNDLTNVSLLGHVDDIQGLMQKADLLIHTSVTPEPFGQVIVEGMAAGLPVIASNEGGPVEIVVPGVTGMLIQPGDAGILAESITWMLEHPEERRMMAENGTKRVKEHFVIENTVKDIVDYYKGLLAAT